Part of the Henckelia pumila isolate YLH828 chromosome 2, ASM3356847v2, whole genome shotgun sequence genome is shown below.
ACATTTGGACGGCCAGTAATAAGTTTTAGGATCATTACGTTTACCTCCCTTGAGGTTTATAACTATTACAACAACAAAAAacccaaataaatttaaaaataacaaacatCCTCTTAACATCGTCATTTATCTTCATTCTTACATATTACCCCTCCATTAAATATTTCaatagaaaatatattataacccTAAACAATACTACAACATTCTAAATTTACCctctttattaataattttatatactaaaacttgaaaaaataacattttattgtaattttaatgttttcatACTTTTTTGAGACTTTTTCTTAATTATTTAgattaaaaatgaaatttaatatttatcatatttgatttcaaattaatataaaatttttacactTAATTTTATTTGTCTAATAATAATATCGATTACATTGTACATAATCAAATTGAGTATATTATCAAATTGGCGTGTGTTTTTTCCTCGGATATACGGTataccattttttaaaaaaattgagaatgAATCCGGtcgatcatttttttaaaaaagtttgaTTTCCTCAAGTGCATTCAAATACACTTGAGgatgttaatttttttaaaaaaattattaacgaggttagattaaaaaaaaaaaaaaaaagaccgaTTGAATACCTCATTTATGTATCGTGTGGTTTATATTCtactagcataatcgcacacgcgttgcgtgtgtataaaatcatataatatgtttaatattgtatgttatatataaatattattttttcaataatatttaaatttattttttaaaatttataaaataatataaaaataaatttaatttttttttatcaatttatcttatctacaatgtttagttgagaaaaatatgaaaatttgaaatttcaaaatttaaaaaaaaataaataaataaaattgtaatatttatgttACATAAGGACAATTTCggcaatttaaaaaataatgtctAAGGGggagattctttatatatagtGAGAGATATTACGTCCATGCATACATGTTTCAGTTTTTTCCATTGTGccaaatatatagtcaaatTTCTGAATGTAATTATACGGGCTTCTTGGTTTTACTAAAATTaccttattaattaaattttaaactaagcacaattatttttttggatgaagtaaataaaaataaaacatagaagctaagtgtaaaaaaaaaattcactgtGTTTTTTCGATATGTCTATTCATATTGGGACTGAATAAACATACCAGTTTAAAATAAGCGATAGTAATTTGGAaaacataattaattttttagaaCTATAAAAAAGAGAATACTACAACTTTTaggtattattattattatatagagTAGGCTTTAGCAGCGATTCGCCGATACGGTGACGTAATCGGTTAGAGCAGGTCACATGTGGACAAAAATAATTCCCACGTGTCACTCTCTCCTCTCATCTCGCACTTCACGCAGTCCGCCTCTCCTCTTTGCTAAccccgaaaatatatatatcactcTAAATAGAAATGCTTCACTGAGCCAACATCTCCGATGGATACCAGTCTTCTCCTCCACTGCCCCACCACCGTCTCCGCCACCAGCAACCCCAAGCTCAAACGCCCGTGCTCCTCTTCCCTCCCGGAAGCCACGCGAATCCCCAGCCCTAATCCGTTGGACTGGCTGTTGGAATCGCTTTTAGAACTCCCCGATTCATCCGCGGTTGCGCTCGACCTCTCCTTCGACCGCATACTTCAATCCAGACCGTACGATTCTGATAAGGATGATGTCATCGAGCACGCCTTCCGTCTTGGCTCGGCTCTCGCTGAAGCCGCTAATCGATCCGCCCGGAGGCGTGCTTCCATGCACAACGCTGTCGTTTGGGCGTTACCGTCTGATCTCACTATCAAGGTTCATTTCAGCACCTACTGATTTGTGCGGATCCAATTCCTgatattgttattttatttttttcgtttttttatGTGGTGTTTGATATCTGTGAATTAATGCGACGGGTTAGAAATGACCAAGATCGCGTTTAACTGTCGTGAAATTTGATTCGCTGAGCTGAATTTCTAGATCTTTTGATTATTCTAGTTTTTAAATGAATCGGTGGTTAtgtgatttttacttgaacaggACATTTTTTTGGCTTTGTCTAGATTCATTTATGTCATCTAAACAGTGGTTGttcaaaattcaaatgcatttttATACACGCTACTGTGCTTTGGGATTGAGAAAATATTTATGATGGTTTTGGGCAAAGTTGATGCAGATGTTACTTGATTAGTTAATTTCCACCTTTCGCTAATTTGAGTTCTTAACTTCGTGTACTGGCTAGGTATTTTCTTCCCTTGATACTCAAAGCTTATGTAAAGCTGCCTCTGCATGCTCGTTTTTCCACAAGTGTGCTGCAGACCCATTGTGCTACTCCAACGTTGACTTGACCGCAGCAGCGCCAAAGGTCAATAATATGGTAGTTTCGACCATGATTCAGCGTGCTGGGAAAGAACTGAGGTAGGTTCCATTGGCTGAACTTCTGTTTCTCTGTTTTCAATGCCTTATTTTTCATTATAATCTTGTTGAAGCACTGGTAAGCAGCGATCTTGTCTGTTTTTGTTATTTCTCTGGTAGAATGTTGGGCAATGACCATGGAAATTTATTGTTTAGCCTTGCACGACAAAGTTTTCAATAGAACAATGGCCTTCATCTTCAGTTCTATTTCAAGTTGGGTTCTGTATAATGTTATGGAACATGTCACATGCCAAAAAAATCTGAAATGACTCCACATCCTAGGCTCTGAGCCTTTGAAACTTTCAGCGTTCACGATATCATATAATTATTGCTAATGATTATGTATTGCAGTCATCATATTAGTTCCTTTCTTGGTACCAACCACTACTGGGTTCTTTTTTGACTTTACATATATTCCCTtgtttatttttagtttaattttaatctggGGAAGTAAACTTGTGATTGGATATTGGTTTTTATGGTTCTGGAATCTCTGAAGTTCTGCATCAGCATGAGAAGATATAGGCTGCTTCATAGTTTTGTTATCTATGAGCACATGGCTTTATAGAATATGCCACTTGTCTTCATGTATGCAGGTCTCTCAAGCTTGGAGTTGAGCCATGCCCTGTAGCATTGCTAGGTTCTTATCCAACCCTGGGTATTTCTACGAGGAATTTCTCAGATGCATCACCATCATTGTGGAATGATAAACATTCTAGACAAGGAAAAGAGTCATTTACACTTACTAGGTCGTGCCTAGCTCCCTTGATTGCTGTTGGTGGTGGTCCTGGGTAACATTCATTCATACACTTTTAtgtttttgtgtatttttggTTTTGAAGTAGTTTAAATATTTGAGTCATCCTGTCTAATTCTTTCCTTTTAACCACCTTAAGGGCTCTTTTGAGAAGGTTACACCTTTTCAATATTGAAAGAATGGACAACACTGCATTTGGTGCTGCATTATCGGCTTGCCCTTCTTTGCTCGATCTGGAAATTGTAGGCCTGTGAGTACCACTTTCTGACTTTCTGTTTGATTAAGTTGTAGTTTTCTAATTTTTCTGCAACAAAACCTTAACTCATTGTAAATCCATGATATAACATACTCAGAGTTCGATGTACCTGAAACATTTTGAACAAATTCAGTAACCGTTGATTTACACACCAAGGGTCCGTAGAATAGTACAAgctaatttttgttatttcatATTATTGTTGCTACTTTAGATGGCAAATGAGAAGCAGGTTTCCATATCTGAAACCTCCTATTCTGAAGCTAGTATCATTGATCTATTTTTCTGGGAAATTGTTTAGTTTTAACAGAATTTGTCATGTGCTGTATTCGGGTTAATATGCATCACTGAGTTTCAGTTACGTAGAATTTGTAACTTTTTTTGGTAAGTTTCTCATGTCCATGATTGTTACATTGATTTTGCAATACTCTCTTTAAAGAAGGTAAAATGGACTGCAGTGCGACAGATTGTGAaacccaattttttttatttccaacTTCGATATTCGCGTCATTAGGAAACTCGAAGTTGAGCATATGTTTGCGAGCCCACTTGCAGGATTCTCATTCAGCTTCCCAGATTGTAAAGCTTGCCTATAATTTGATCGGTTTTCTTGGTTTTCTTGgcaatttccttaattatgctgGTTGTAGAGCATTGTACTTTCTGGATGAGGCAGCTTGTTGCCAGAGttctttttatgtatttttgtaCTGCATTTTCCATGTCCCTCTCTGTGGTGATTTGAATCGGATGTTTTGGTGGCCTCATTTTCTGCATGAGCAAGGTAATTCACATTATAATGGTTGTGGTGTCTAGCTTCTTTTTAACTGATGTTATAGGGAAAGGTGTATGCTTCTCATTTTCAGTTTTTGTCTTCACCTCATGATGATGTGTGTTGATGTTCTAGTTTTGAATGTATGAAGATATTCTCTGAACTCTCTATATCACAATGACTTCCTCAGTTGTCTTATTAGAGTCTACACGTGTACTCATTTTTACTATTTTATGTGAGACCACATTTTCGTGACAGTCATGTTGAACTGAGCCAGACACTGGAGTCAGTGAGTAGATCTTGCCATCTGTTAGATCGACTATTTTTTGAGTCATCAAAAACAGGTTGATTCTTATTGTATCATGTTCTCATAAGTGCTGAATAGGCATTTTTCTCATACTGTATTGATTCTATTCAGGTAGAGATGACAGTTTAAAATTACCTACATGCCATGATCTAGTGACGCGTTGTCCTTGCATATCAACATTGGCACTAAGGGGATTTAAATTACCGGACATGAAACTTCGTATATTTGTAAAGGTATCATTGCTTGTCATTACTTTCGGGACACGTTTGTCCCCACTACCCATCAGTTTCTTTTTTATGGGATGTTCTGGAAATTTTTTGTCCAATGAACACAGTTGAAAATTGGATTCATGCAGGGATTCCGCCAATTGAAATTTGTTGACTTTTCAACATCGTATTCGATTACGGGCGACTTTCTAAGGTACATAATACATTTACTTCTGTTTCCCCCCGACTTGCAATGTTAATCCCCCTGGGCCAATTATATCTTTATCCTAACATGTCTGCTTTCAGGAATCTTGGTGGCTGTACGGGTGGAAACTTAttggaggttttgattttgcgGGATTGTATGCACTTGAGAGaagtgagttttttttttccacttCTCATAGTAACTGAAGATTGATGCAAACTGCAAAGAATGGAGAGCATTTTTTTAACTTGTCAATAAGTACTCTTTCAGGCTGAAGTTTCGCGGTTTCTGTCGGCAATTCTTGGAGGACGCTTCAAATACCTTAGGCACCTTGTGAGTCCAATGATTCCTTGGCCACCCTCTTTTTTCAGTTATGACTAGGGGTGCACATGAGAGCTGAGTTGAGATCAAGTATCATACTACTCGATCTTAACTCGATTTAAATTTCGTAGTATCGAACTCAATCGAGCATTCAATTTCGAGCTCGACTCGTGAAAGCATCAAGTTACTCGAACTCGTGTTTGAAAAGCTCGAAAATGTTTGTAGCATAATTTTAGGgtttaaattttgtatttatatgGACAAAAATACTGTTAAATTATGTATCTACTAAAATTTAATACATAGTTACTCGAGTAGCTCGCGAACTACTCCAGTAGAAACAATTAAAACTCGAACTCGTCTTGAGCGAAGAGTTGAGCTATTCAAATTTAGTCAAATCTAgcttgagtcgagtttaaaccGAGCTGTTCACGAGCCAATCACGAATAGCTTGACTCGCTTGTACTTTAGTCGTGACCATTCTCTTAGGTGCATTTCGGGGAAAGAATTTGATTTGGGAATTGATTAAAGAATGTATTTGAAATTTCACCGATCTTGGGTAAGTTTTAGTCCTTTTCAATTAGTATTATATTTAACTAAATTAAAAAAAGGCCAGATTTCAAATTTACCCAATACAAATTCATCCAAACAATTTAATGTGCAAACCATGATTTCAAATTTCTCAATCCAAATGCACCCTTGGTTTCCCGTCTTTATTCCCTGTAAGCTTTCGGTATGTAATACTTGTTTGGCTGTTAACAGGATGTATCAAATCGAGAGGGACTTGCTTCTGATGATGATTGGTATCATCGATGTTATTCCCCAAGGTCAATTTAATTATATCTTAAATTGTGTGTGGACAATTTTCACATCTTCTATTATAATCTACAACTGTCATTTGTACGAGATTATGCAGTTTTGCGTCATTAGGACTGTTATTGCAAGAAAGGCCTCATTTATGCGTGCTTGCGGATTTTCCTGCAGAAGGAAGGTGCTGAATTTCTCTATTTGTTTTTCACTTTGCATGCCATTTTGAGCGTCGATTTCATTCACTTCTGTCTGATTCCTGTTTCTGGTTTTCAGTTTTGTAGAAGAACCGATGACCAGCAGTGACAATGATATGAATCTACCCTCACTAATAGGCAGTCATACATCTGATGGGTCAACTTGTTCTTTTTCTCCGGAACCTAGTTACTGCTACAATAGCGATGAAAGCAGCGGCAATGAGGACAATGTAGGTCCCATTTTCGCGCTTCATGCAGAAATTGCAGATGATGTGGATTACTTGTAGAGAGATGGAGACTATAAATACATGTCTGACCAAGTCAGC
Proteins encoded:
- the LOC140880373 gene encoding F-box protein SKIP17-like; translated protein: MDTSLLLHCPTTVSATSNPKLKRPCSSSLPEATRIPSPNPLDWLLESLLELPDSSAVALDLSFDRILQSRPYDSDKDDVIEHAFRLGSALAEAANRSARRRASMHNAVVWALPSDLTIKVFSSLDTQSLCKAASACSFFHKCAADPLCYSNVDLTAAAPKVNNMVVSTMIQRAGKELRSLKLGVEPCPVALLGSYPTLGISTRNFSDASPSLWNDKHSRQGKESFTLTRSCLAPLIAVGGGPGALLRRLHLFNIERMDNTAFGAALSACPSLLDLEIVGLHVELSQTLESVSRSCHLLDRLFFESSKTGRDDSLKLPTCHDLVTRCPCISTLALRGFKLPDMKLRIFVKGFRQLKFVDFSTSYSITGDFLRNLGGCTGGNLLEVLILRDCMHLREAEVSRFLSAILGGRFKYLRHLDVSNREGLASDDDWYHRCYSPSFASLGLLLQERPHLCVLADFPAEGSFVEEPMTSSDNDMNLPSLIGSHTSDGSTCSFSPEPSYCYNSDESSGNEDNVGPIFALHAEIADDVDYL